A stretch of the Streptosporangium sp. NBC_01755 genome encodes the following:
- a CDS encoding FAD-dependent monooxygenase, with translation MRIAIIGGGLGGLAAALLLRQAGVEAVVYEQTAELREVGAGIVVGPNMVRPLARAGLGERLASFAVPLEAGWEFRRWQDGRVLFSQPMGEECRRMYGTDCYVAHRADLLEMLLEALPSDTVRADRRLETLRQDGSEVELVFTDSRGEKTTVTADGVIGADGIHSAVRPTVVEEAPPRFSGLCAYRCLVEAEQAPELALRRVQTLWLGPGRHFVHYPIRDRKLINIVAIVPAGEWRVESWTAEGRIGDLAREFETWDPRLRQLVASATETRRWALYDRSPLDRWTSGRVALLGDAAHAMLPFFGQGAAQAVEDAVVLASCLRDATRETVAQALVRYEEIRRPRASQVQLMSRGREVQNHLPDGPAQLERDAAFAGGDPLRQNAWLYGHDPETTMAG, from the coding sequence GTGAGAATCGCCATCATCGGCGGAGGTCTCGGCGGGCTGGCCGCTGCCCTGCTGCTGCGGCAGGCCGGTGTCGAGGCAGTCGTGTACGAGCAGACCGCCGAGCTGCGTGAGGTCGGCGCCGGGATCGTGGTGGGCCCCAACATGGTCCGCCCCCTGGCGCGGGCCGGGCTCGGCGAGCGACTGGCGTCCTTCGCCGTACCACTGGAGGCCGGCTGGGAGTTCCGGCGCTGGCAGGACGGCCGGGTGCTGTTCTCCCAGCCGATGGGCGAGGAGTGCCGGCGGATGTACGGCACCGACTGCTACGTCGCGCACCGGGCCGACCTGCTGGAGATGCTGCTGGAGGCGCTGCCCTCGGACACGGTCAGGGCCGACCGGCGGCTGGAGACCCTGCGCCAGGACGGCTCCGAGGTCGAACTGGTCTTCACCGACAGCCGGGGCGAGAAGACGACGGTGACCGCCGACGGGGTGATCGGCGCGGACGGCATCCACTCGGCGGTACGGCCCACGGTCGTCGAGGAGGCGCCGCCGCGTTTCTCCGGGCTGTGCGCCTACCGGTGCCTGGTCGAGGCCGAGCAGGCACCGGAGCTGGCGCTGCGCCGGGTGCAGACGCTCTGGCTGGGCCCGGGCCGTCACTTCGTCCACTACCCCATCAGGGACAGAAAGCTGATCAACATCGTCGCGATCGTGCCCGCCGGCGAGTGGCGTGTCGAGTCGTGGACCGCTGAGGGGCGTATCGGAGACCTGGCGCGCGAGTTCGAGACCTGGGACCCTCGGCTGAGGCAACTGGTCGCCTCGGCCACCGAGACCAGGCGCTGGGCCCTGTACGACCGCAGCCCCCTGGATCGCTGGACATCCGGGCGGGTGGCCCTGCTGGGTGACGCCGCCCACGCGATGCTGCCCTTCTTCGGCCAGGGAGCCGCCCAGGCGGTCGAGGACGCGGTGGTCCTCGCGAGCTGCCTGCGCGACGCCACCCGCGAGACGGTGGCACAGGCGCTGGTCCGCTACGAGGAGATCCGCCGGCCCCGGGCCTCGCAGGTTCAGCTGATGAGCCGTGGCCGCGAGGTACAGAACCACCTGCCCGACGGGCCCGCCCAGCTGGAGCGCGACGCGGCCTTCGCCGGCGGCGACCCGCTCCGGCAGAACGCCTGGCTCTACGGCCACGACCCCGAGACGACCATGGCAGGCTGA
- a CDS encoding SulP family inorganic anion transporter has translation MSTSTAAGRWWARLSGLLPTRADWAPARRDPRRDLLAGLTVAVVALPLALAFGVSSGMGAQAGLVTAIVAGTLAAVFGGSNLQVSGPTGAMTVVLVPIVHQFGARGVLMVGLLAGVVLVGLAVARVGRYVQFIPTSVIEGFTAGIAVVIALQQVPAALGVSGVEGEQVWRVAAEAVARFAAAPDPVPVVMAVAVAALMLVGARLRPGLPFSLIGVALATMVTAFAGLDVARIGALPAGLPAPSLGFLDTGAIAALLPSALAVAALAALESLLCASVADGMSVNERHHPDRELFGQGIANLAAPLFGGIPATAAIARTAVNVRSGARSRLAALTHAVVLAVIVFAASGVVGHIPLAALAGVLLATTVRMIEVGSLRAIARATRGDGLVMLLTFVVTVVVDLVTAVAVGIGTAIVLALRAIVRNAQVQRVPLESGDHSEEEYRLLREHIVAYRFDGPLVFAAAHRFLLELSEVADTRVVILRMSRVSTLDATGARVLGEVITDLEHRGIVVLLSGIRPGHDQVLAALGVADHLRRDGLIFSDTPAAIMHARDLLTGVAEGGPRSRTSAECRDDVTAGP, from the coding sequence GTGAGCACGTCCACCGCCGCTGGACGGTGGTGGGCCCGCCTGTCGGGTCTGCTGCCCACTCGCGCCGACTGGGCGCCCGCGCGCCGTGATCCGCGACGGGATCTGCTGGCCGGGCTGACCGTGGCGGTCGTGGCGCTGCCCCTCGCGCTGGCCTTCGGGGTCAGTTCGGGGATGGGGGCACAGGCGGGTCTGGTCACCGCGATCGTCGCCGGGACGCTCGCGGCGGTTTTCGGCGGGAGCAACCTGCAGGTCTCCGGGCCGACCGGCGCGATGACCGTGGTGCTGGTGCCGATCGTGCACCAGTTCGGCGCACGCGGTGTGCTGATGGTCGGGCTGCTGGCCGGGGTGGTGCTGGTCGGGCTCGCCGTGGCCAGGGTCGGCCGCTACGTTCAGTTCATCCCCACCTCGGTCATCGAGGGGTTCACCGCCGGGATCGCGGTGGTGATCGCGCTGCAGCAGGTGCCCGCCGCCCTCGGGGTCTCGGGAGTGGAGGGGGAGCAGGTCTGGCGGGTGGCCGCCGAGGCCGTCGCCCGTTTCGCCGCCGCCCCCGACCCGGTGCCCGTGGTGATGGCAGTGGCGGTGGCCGCCCTTATGCTGGTCGGCGCCCGCCTACGGCCCGGCCTGCCCTTCTCGCTGATCGGTGTGGCGCTGGCGACCATGGTCACCGCCTTCGCCGGCCTTGATGTCGCCCGCATCGGAGCGCTTCCCGCCGGCCTGCCGGCCCCCTCGCTGGGCTTCCTCGACACCGGCGCGATAGCCGCGCTGCTTCCCTCGGCGCTGGCCGTCGCCGCGCTGGCGGCCCTGGAAAGCCTGCTGTGCGCCTCCGTGGCCGACGGGATGAGCGTCAACGAGAGACACCACCCCGACCGCGAGCTTTTCGGCCAGGGCATCGCCAACCTGGCCGCGCCGCTGTTCGGCGGCATCCCGGCCACCGCCGCCATCGCCCGCACCGCGGTCAACGTCCGTTCGGGCGCCCGTTCCCGCCTTGCCGCGCTCACCCACGCGGTGGTGCTGGCGGTGATCGTGTTCGCCGCGTCCGGAGTCGTCGGGCACATCCCGCTGGCGGCGCTGGCCGGTGTGCTGCTGGCCACGACGGTGCGGATGATCGAGGTCGGCTCGCTGCGCGCCATCGCCCGCGCGACACGTGGTGACGGGCTCGTCATGCTGCTCACCTTCGTCGTCACGGTCGTCGTGGACCTGGTGACCGCGGTCGCCGTCGGCATTGGCACGGCGATCGTCCTGGCGCTGCGCGCCATCGTCAGGAACGCGCAGGTGCAGCGGGTGCCGTTGGAGAGCGGTGACCACAGCGAGGAGGAGTACCGGCTCCTGCGGGAGCACATCGTCGCCTACCGGTTCGACGGGCCGCTGGTGTTCGCCGCCGCCCACCGTTTCCTGCTGGAGCTGTCGGAGGTCGCCGACACGCGCGTGGTGATCCTGCGCATGTCCCGTGTCTCCACTCTCGACGCCACCGGGGCGCGGGTGTTGGGGGAGGTGATCACCGATCTGGAACACCGCGGCATCGTCGTGCTGCTGTCCGGCATCCGGCCCGGTCACGATCAGGTTCTGGCCGCGCTCGGTGTGGCCGACCATCTGCGTCGCGATGGCCTGATCTTTTCCGACACCCCCGCCGCCATCATGCACGCCCGTGACCTGCTCACCGGTGTCGCCGAGGGAGGGCCGCGGTCGAGGACGTCCGCCGAGTGCCGGGATGATGTCACGGCCGGACCGTGA
- a CDS encoding ArsR/SmtB family transcription factor: protein MPVPLHQAKAELFRTLGHPVRVRVLELLQDSPLPVRDLLSAIDVEASNLSQQLAVLRRAGLVTATRDGATVVYALSTPDVATLMFAARSILTELLAGQGELLAELRAEARG from the coding sequence ATGCCGGTGCCACTGCACCAGGCCAAGGCCGAGCTCTTTCGCACCCTCGGCCATCCGGTCCGCGTCCGGGTGCTGGAGCTGCTGCAGGACAGCCCCCTGCCGGTGCGGGATCTGCTGAGTGCCATCGATGTCGAGGCGTCCAACCTCTCCCAGCAGCTGGCGGTGCTGCGCCGCGCCGGGCTCGTGACCGCCACCCGGGACGGCGCCACCGTCGTGTACGCGCTGTCCACCCCGGACGTGGCCACCCTGATGTTCGCGGCGCGATCGATCCTCACCGAACTGCTCGCCGGGCAGGGTGAGCTGCTCGCCGAGCTGCGCGCCGAGGCTCGCGGGTGA
- a CDS encoding DUF3073 domain-containing protein, whose translation MGRGRAKAKQTKVARELKYSSHSMDLDRLRKELGAGDDPAPESEADDPVGEPTGR comes from the coding sequence ATGGGACGGGGCCGAGCCAAGGCGAAGCAGACGAAGGTTGCTCGCGAGCTGAAGTACAGCAGCCACAGCATGGATCTTGACCGGTTGCGTAAGGAGTTGGGCGCCGGTGACGATCCCGCGCCGGAGAGCGAGGCCGACGACCCTGTCGGCGAGCCGACAGGCAGGTAG
- the speB gene encoding agmatinase, with the protein MTNRYGAQFGPDITFLGVERCSLEEPASYAGADIVIVGAPFDGGTSHRPGARFGPQAIRMTDYLPHDGARPSLALRTDGLRDLRVLDAGDVEMPPGDILAALAALEAAVEKVARAGAIPVILGGDHSIAFPDAKGVANVLGHGRISMIHFDAHADTGDIEFGSLWGHGQPMRRLIESGALRGDRFLQIGLRGYWPPPETLDWMAERSMRSYEMTEIVHRGLTECLTEAFAIATDECDGVFLSVDIDVCDPGHAPGTGTPEPGGITARQLLDSVRRICLELPVVGVDVVEVSPPYDHADITAALANRVVLEALSAIARRRRDARDGTAWNPLLPLLADRPDR; encoded by the coding sequence TTGACGAACCGCTACGGGGCCCAGTTCGGGCCCGACATCACCTTCCTCGGCGTCGAACGGTGCTCGCTGGAAGAGCCCGCGAGCTACGCGGGCGCCGACATCGTGATCGTTGGGGCGCCGTTCGACGGCGGCACCTCGCACCGGCCGGGAGCGCGCTTCGGGCCACAGGCGATCCGGATGACCGACTACCTGCCGCACGACGGGGCGCGCCCCAGCCTGGCACTGCGCACCGACGGGCTGCGCGACCTGCGCGTCCTGGACGCCGGTGACGTCGAGATGCCGCCCGGCGACATCCTGGCCGCGCTGGCCGCGCTGGAGGCCGCCGTCGAGAAGGTGGCCCGGGCCGGAGCCATCCCGGTGATCCTGGGCGGTGACCACTCGATCGCCTTCCCCGATGCCAAGGGCGTGGCCAACGTCCTCGGGCACGGCCGGATCTCGATGATCCACTTCGATGCCCACGCCGACACCGGCGACATCGAGTTCGGCTCGCTGTGGGGGCACGGGCAACCGATGCGCAGGCTCATCGAGTCGGGGGCGCTGCGCGGCGACCGGTTCCTGCAGATCGGCCTGCGCGGCTACTGGCCGCCGCCGGAGACGCTGGACTGGATGGCGGAGCGCTCGATGCGCTCGTACGAGATGACCGAGATCGTGCACCGCGGCCTGACGGAGTGCCTCACCGAGGCCTTCGCCATCGCGACCGACGAGTGCGACGGTGTCTTCCTGTCCGTCGACATCGACGTGTGCGACCCGGGTCACGCGCCGGGCACCGGGACGCCCGAGCCCGGCGGCATCACCGCGCGCCAGCTCCTCGACTCCGTACGGCGCATCTGCCTGGAGCTGCCGGTCGTCGGAGTCGACGTGGTGGAGGTCAGCCCGCCCTACGACCACGCGGACATCACCGCCGCGCTGGCCAACCGCGTGGTTCTCGAGGCGTTGAGCGCGATCGCCCGGCGGCGGCGCGACGCCCGGGACGGTACGGCGTGGAACCCGCTGCTCCCCCTGCTCGCCGACCGCCCGGACCGCTGA
- a CDS encoding CHAP domain-containing protein, whose amino-acid sequence MDPIGDDLLRIIRPEIGYREGPGRHSKFGEWYAANVVQDPQYETAPWCAMFIAWAAERAGVPEYVGQFAWTPSQARWFETNGAWSRTPEPGALVFFDWSGGKDIKGIDHVGVVESVEGGTIHTIEGNVDRVWLKRKTRDQSKVVGYGLPRKVKENLTGAASDTDGSTPQTVGRIEVRPAPAPGSTALADTSAMSPVSVETAMVAGLLTFVLGTSFVLSRLRPRVSAGRHRMRSGRQEPRRRAERSTGGAPPAEAALSPAGASKAEIALSPAGASKAEIALSPAMASKAEAALSLTGASERDRTGRPDTTPHNYETLRVSRPGWAHEPYRAERAGRPRSVIGRTPETSAPETSAPETEACRAA is encoded by the coding sequence ATGGATCCGATCGGTGACGATCTGCTCAGAATCATCAGGCCCGAGATCGGGTACCGGGAGGGGCCCGGCCGGCACAGCAAGTTCGGTGAGTGGTACGCGGCCAACGTGGTTCAGGACCCGCAGTACGAAACGGCCCCCTGGTGTGCGATGTTCATCGCCTGGGCCGCGGAGAGGGCCGGCGTGCCGGAGTACGTCGGGCAGTTCGCCTGGACCCCGTCGCAGGCCCGCTGGTTCGAGACGAACGGCGCCTGGTCACGGACACCCGAGCCGGGTGCCCTGGTCTTCTTCGACTGGTCGGGCGGCAAGGACATCAAGGGGATCGACCACGTCGGTGTCGTCGAGAGCGTCGAGGGTGGAACGATCCACACCATCGAGGGGAACGTCGACCGGGTCTGGCTGAAACGCAAGACACGCGACCAGAGCAAGGTCGTGGGCTACGGCCTGCCGCGCAAGGTCAAGGAGAACCTGACGGGCGCCGCGTCGGACACGGACGGCAGCACCCCGCAGACGGTCGGCCGGATCGAGGTCCGCCCGGCACCCGCCCCGGGCTCCACGGCCCTGGCCGATACCTCCGCCATGTCTCCCGTCTCCGTGGAGACCGCCATGGTCGCGGGGCTGCTGACCTTCGTCCTCGGCACGTCGTTCGTCCTGTCCCGGCTGCGCCCCCGCGTCTCGGCGGGACGGCACCGCATGAGGAGCGGGCGGCAGGAACCTCGGCGGCGGGCGGAGCGATCAACCGGCGGAGCGCCCCCGGCCGAGGCCGCACTCTCCCCGGCCGGGGCATCCAAGGCCGAGATCGCGCTCTCCCCGGCCGGGGCATCCAAGGCCGAGATCGCGCTCTCCCCGGCCATGGCGTCCAAGGCCGAGGCCGCACTCTCCCTGACCGGGGCATCCGAGCGAGACAGGACGGGCAGACCGGACACCACTCCCCACAACTACGAGACGCTCCGGGTGAGCAGGCCGGGCTGGGCGCACGAGCCGTACCGCGCGGAGCGCGCCGGCCGCCCACGGTCCGTCATCGGACGCACCCCCGAGACCTCCGCCCCCGAGACCTCCGCCCCCGAGACGGAGGCGTGCCGGGCCGCGTGA
- a CDS encoding siderophore-interacting protein: MMTAGGEQTLERTAEVPVYRGHHVEVLRTARLSPSFVRVTFGGEDLAGFADKGFDQRIKVILPLPDGSLTPLGDGDDWYRRWRALPQELRNPIRTYTARAVRPERREIDVDFVLHGETGPASRWATHVTPGDRAVVVGPNAAYPGPIGGQEWAPPAGASHLLLAGDETAVPAIATIAESLSGSVPATVLLEVPEAADALTLDVRPGVRVTWLPREGARHGDLLIPAVRDALSALVAPAGTVPDAAPLEDVDVDAEILWEVPDSSAGDGLYAWLAGEAGMVKLLRRQLVREAGIDRSAVAFMGYWRLGRAESA, translated from the coding sequence ATGATGACAGCGGGCGGCGAGCAGACCCTGGAGCGCACGGCGGAGGTTCCGGTCTATCGAGGCCACCACGTGGAGGTTCTGCGGACGGCGCGGCTCAGCCCGAGCTTCGTCCGGGTCACCTTCGGCGGCGAGGACCTGGCGGGCTTCGCCGACAAGGGCTTCGACCAGCGGATCAAGGTGATCCTCCCGCTGCCGGACGGCAGCCTCACCCCCCTGGGCGACGGGGACGACTGGTACCGGCGGTGGCGCGCGCTCCCGCAGGAGCTGCGCAACCCGATCCGCACCTACACCGCACGAGCCGTCCGGCCGGAGCGGCGCGAGATCGACGTCGACTTCGTCCTGCACGGCGAGACCGGCCCCGCCTCCCGGTGGGCGACCCATGTGACCCCCGGCGACCGGGCCGTGGTGGTCGGCCCCAACGCCGCCTACCCCGGCCCCATCGGCGGCCAGGAGTGGGCACCGCCCGCCGGGGCGTCCCACCTGCTGCTGGCCGGGGACGAGACGGCCGTGCCCGCCATCGCCACGATCGCCGAGTCGCTCTCCGGCTCCGTGCCCGCCACCGTGCTGCTGGAGGTCCCCGAGGCCGCCGACGCGCTCACCCTCGATGTCCGGCCGGGTGTGCGGGTCACCTGGCTGCCCCGCGAGGGTGCCCGCCACGGCGACCTGCTCATCCCCGCCGTCCGCGACGCCCTGAGCGCGCTCGTCGCCCCGGCGGGCACCGTCCCCGACGCCGCCCCGCTGGAGGACGTCGACGTCGACGCGGAGATCCTCTGGGAGGTCCCGGACTCCTCCGCGGGCGACGGCCTGTACGCCTGGCTGGCAGGCGAGGCGGGGATGGTCAAGCTGCTCCGCCGCCAACTGGTACGGGAGGCGGGAATCGACCGCTCCGCGGTGGCCTTCATGGGCTACTGGCGGCTGGGACGGGCGGAGAGCGCCTGA
- a CDS encoding glycoside hydrolase family 15 protein, giving the protein MTAARSVPEDPAGTPGYPPIADHGLIGDLRTVALVDTGGTIDWYCCPRFDAPSVFGSILDATRGGSFELSTDVPARTRQFYFPDTNVLITRFSAADGVGEIQDFMPVTDDCGECDRHRLIRRVRCVRGSLQFRARVAPRFDYGRQSHVLSMRGGRAVFESPSLCLALSSSTTLEADGQDVRSEFKLNEGEWAVFALDRFGADVAPRPCPIEEAEEQFTATVAFWRRWLSASRYRGRWREMVHRSALTLKLLTYAPTGGIVAAATTSLPERIGGERNWDYRYVWIRDSAFCVYALLRLGFGEEAEAFMGFLSKHVSRDCGGPSGPLQIMYGIDGRTELPEVELPHLEGYQGSAPVRVGNAAVGQLQLDIYGALLDSVYLYDKWYRPISSALWEEVHILVDWVCDNWDRPDEGVWETRGGRKNFVYSRLMCWVAIERAMRMAAHRGLPADTQRWQLARDAIYRQIMRRGWSERLRAFVQHFDDDVLDASVMMMPLAKFISPTDPKWLSTLDALGANLVSDSLVYRYDPSVSPDGLRGQDGTFSICSFWYVEALTRAGRLDEARLAFEKMLTYANHLGLYAEEIGQTGEQLGNFPQAFTHLSLISAAFNLDHALG; this is encoded by the coding sequence ATGACAGCAGCACGGTCCGTCCCCGAGGATCCGGCGGGCACCCCCGGATACCCACCCATCGCCGACCACGGGCTGATCGGTGACCTGCGCACCGTTGCGCTGGTGGACACCGGCGGCACGATCGACTGGTACTGCTGCCCACGCTTCGACGCGCCGAGCGTGTTCGGCTCGATACTGGACGCCACCCGGGGCGGATCGTTCGAGCTGAGCACCGATGTGCCCGCAAGGACCAGACAGTTCTACTTCCCCGACACCAACGTGCTGATCACCCGGTTCTCCGCGGCCGATGGGGTGGGCGAGATCCAGGACTTCATGCCGGTCACCGACGACTGCGGCGAGTGCGACCGGCACCGGCTGATCCGGCGGGTGAGGTGCGTGCGGGGATCGCTGCAGTTCCGGGCGCGGGTGGCTCCCCGGTTCGACTACGGCAGGCAGTCCCACGTCCTGAGCATGCGGGGCGGCCGGGCGGTCTTCGAGTCACCGTCGCTTTGCCTGGCCCTCTCCTCCAGCACCACCCTGGAGGCGGACGGCCAGGACGTGCGCTCGGAGTTCAAGCTCAACGAGGGCGAGTGGGCGGTGTTCGCCCTCGACAGGTTCGGCGCCGACGTGGCACCGCGTCCGTGCCCGATCGAGGAGGCCGAGGAGCAGTTCACCGCCACCGTCGCGTTCTGGCGCCGCTGGCTGTCGGCGTCGCGCTACCGCGGCCGGTGGCGGGAGATGGTGCACCGCTCCGCGCTGACGCTGAAGCTCCTCACCTACGCGCCCACCGGCGGGATCGTGGCCGCCGCGACGACCAGCCTGCCCGAGCGGATCGGCGGGGAGCGCAACTGGGACTACCGGTACGTCTGGATCCGCGACTCGGCGTTCTGCGTGTACGCGCTGCTCAGGCTGGGCTTCGGCGAGGAGGCCGAGGCGTTCATGGGCTTCCTGTCCAAGCACGTCAGCCGCGACTGCGGCGGCCCCTCGGGGCCGTTGCAGATCATGTACGGCATCGACGGACGCACCGAACTGCCCGAGGTCGAGCTGCCCCACCTGGAGGGCTACCAGGGCTCGGCCCCGGTGCGCGTCGGAAACGCCGCCGTGGGCCAGCTCCAGCTGGACATCTACGGCGCCCTCCTCGACTCGGTCTACCTCTACGACAAGTGGTACCGGCCGATCTCCAGCGCGCTCTGGGAAGAGGTCCACATCCTGGTGGACTGGGTCTGCGACAACTGGGACCGGCCGGACGAGGGCGTGTGGGAGACGCGCGGCGGGCGCAAGAACTTCGTCTACTCACGGCTGATGTGCTGGGTGGCGATCGAACGGGCCATGCGGATGGCCGCCCATCGCGGCCTGCCCGCCGACACGCAGCGCTGGCAGCTGGCCCGCGACGCGATCTACCGGCAGATCATGCGGCGTGGCTGGTCGGAGCGGCTGCGGGCGTTCGTCCAGCACTTCGATGACGACGTCCTCGACGCCTCGGTGATGATGATGCCGCTGGCCAAGTTCATCTCCCCCACCGACCCCAAGTGGCTGTCCACCCTTGACGCGCTCGGCGCGAACCTGGTGTCGGACTCGCTGGTCTACCGCTATGACCCCTCGGTCAGCCCGGACGGGCTACGCGGGCAGGACGGCACGTTCTCGATCTGCTCGTTCTGGTACGTCGAGGCGCTCACCCGCGCCGGGCGCCTGGACGAGGCGCGGCTGGCGTTCGAGAAGATGCTCACCTACGCCAACCACCTCGGCCTGTACGCCGAGGAGATCGGGCAGACCGGCGAGCAGCTCGGCAACTTCCCGCAGGCCTTCACCCACCTCTCACTGATCAGCGCCGCCTTCAACCTCGACCACGCCCTCGGCTGA
- the cbiE gene encoding precorrin-6y C5,15-methyltransferase (decarboxylating) subunit CbiE: MSDLVTVVGIGADGWAGLSPEAQRELHAAEVLMGGARQLELVPEPGAERVVWPSPLLPALPHLIASHRGRRVCVLASGDPMFHGIGATLVRLLGADRVRVLPHPSSVSLACARLGWAVDRIEVVSLVARPVEVLHPAVHDGRRLLVLSADGHTPARVAGLLAARGYGASAMTVLERLGGAAERVISGTAGQWSLPVTHALNVVAVECRAEAGTVPLPRLPGLPDEVFEHDGRLTGSEVRAVILSRLAPAPGELLWDVGAGAGGVGVEWMRAHPENRAVAVESHPSRAAVIARNAAALGVPGLDVVTGAAPAALAGLESPDAAFIGGGVTVPGVVEGCWKALRPGGRLVAGAVTVESEAVLASWQGELGGDLLRLAVSRAAPVGGFTGWRPMTPVTIWTVVKPPVPESAR; the protein is encoded by the coding sequence ATGTCTGATCTCGTCACCGTCGTCGGCATCGGAGCCGACGGCTGGGCCGGACTCTCCCCGGAGGCACAGCGCGAACTGCACGCCGCCGAGGTCCTGATGGGGGGCGCCCGGCAGTTGGAGCTTGTCCCCGAGCCCGGCGCCGAGCGCGTCGTCTGGCCCTCCCCGCTGCTGCCCGCCCTGCCCCATCTGATCGCCTCCCACCGGGGGCGCCGGGTGTGCGTGCTGGCCAGCGGCGATCCCATGTTCCACGGTATCGGCGCGACCCTGGTACGGCTGCTCGGCGCCGACCGGGTCCGAGTTCTGCCGCACCCGTCGTCGGTCTCCCTGGCCTGCGCCAGGCTCGGCTGGGCGGTCGACCGGATCGAGGTGGTCAGCCTCGTCGCGCGTCCGGTCGAGGTGCTGCACCCCGCCGTCCACGACGGCCGCCGCCTCCTGGTCCTCAGCGCCGACGGCCACACTCCGGCCAGGGTCGCCGGGCTGCTCGCCGCCCGAGGTTACGGCGCGAGCGCGATGACGGTCCTGGAACGGCTGGGTGGCGCAGCGGAGCGCGTGATCTCCGGTACGGCCGGCCAGTGGTCCCTGCCGGTGACCCACGCTCTCAACGTCGTCGCGGTGGAGTGCCGTGCGGAGGCCGGGACCGTTCCCCTGCCCCGCCTTCCCGGTCTCCCGGACGAGGTGTTCGAGCACGACGGCCGGCTCACCGGGAGCGAGGTGCGCGCGGTCATCCTGTCCCGGCTGGCGCCCGCCCCGGGCGAGCTGCTGTGGGATGTCGGGGCGGGGGCGGGAGGCGTCGGTGTCGAGTGGATGCGCGCCCATCCGGAGAACCGGGCCGTCGCGGTGGAGTCCCACCCGTCACGGGCGGCCGTGATCGCCCGCAACGCCGCGGCGCTGGGAGTTCCCGGTCTCGACGTGGTGACCGGTGCCGCCCCCGCCGCGCTCGCCGGGCTGGAGTCGCCGGACGCCGCCTTCATCGGTGGTGGGGTGACCGTTCCCGGGGTGGTGGAGGGCTGCTGGAAGGCGCTGCGGCCGGGGGGCAGGCTGGTGGCCGGCGCGGTGACCGTCGAGTCGGAGGCGGTGCTGGCCTCCTGGCAGGGGGAACTCGGTGGAGACCTGCTCCGGCTGGCGGTCAGCAGGGCCGCCCCGGTCGGTGGTTTCACCGGCTGGCGGCCCATGACGCCCGTCACGATCTGGACCGTGGTCAAGCCGCCGGTTCCGGAGAGCGCCCGCTGA
- a CDS encoding TIGR03618 family F420-dependent PPOX class oxidoreductase, which produces MDSAPETSPVEISDRLPAGRVPGSANRRRFLGGGGIDHTRTMFDCPVGIVRDLEVPVGKLSEDAKNLLKQPIHAWVTTARPDGSLHSTVVWVDVDGDDVVFNTAVGRAKERHLREDPRVSVSVLDPENAYRLVSVSGKARLEPEGADEVIDGLAHKYLGVESYPFRKPDEQRITVRITPDDVIFNPGS; this is translated from the coding sequence GTGGATTCCGCACCGGAGACGTCGCCGGTGGAGATTTCCGACCGGCTACCGGCGGGACGCGTGCCCGGTTCCGCGAACCGCCGACGGTTTCTCGGGGGAGGCGGAATCGATCACACGCGAACGATGTTCGATTGCCCTGTAGGCATCGTCCGTGACCTGGAGGTCCCTGTGGGAAAATTGAGCGAAGACGCGAAGAATCTGCTTAAGCAGCCGATCCATGCCTGGGTGACCACAGCCAGGCCGGACGGTTCGCTGCACAGCACGGTCGTGTGGGTCGACGTCGACGGAGACGATGTCGTCTTCAACACGGCTGTGGGCCGGGCCAAGGAGCGCCACCTGCGCGAGGATCCGCGCGTGTCGGTGAGCGTCCTGGACCCCGAGAACGCCTATCGCCTGGTCAGTGTCTCGGGGAAGGCCCGGTTGGAGCCGGAGGGCGCGGACGAGGTCATCGACGGCTTGGCGCACAAGTATCTCGGTGTGGAGTCCTATCCCTTCAGGAAGCCGGATGAGCAGCGCATCACCGTGCGGATCACGCCCGACGACGTCATCTTCAATCCGGGAAGCTGA
- a CDS encoding low molecular weight protein-tyrosine-phosphatase, with product MSYRICLVCMGNICRSPMAEVVLRKILDDHGLGDRVTVDSAGTGDWHRGSPMDARAAEILADHGYDGSRHRARQFLRDWYGRVDLVLAMDTDNLRALRRLAPDGADVRLFRSFDPAAPEGSEVPDPYYGEQEGFAEVLEMVEAASEGLAKYLVATLR from the coding sequence ATGAGTTATCGCATATGCCTGGTGTGCATGGGAAATATCTGCCGTTCCCCGATGGCCGAGGTCGTACTGAGAAAGATCCTCGACGACCACGGCCTGGGAGACCGCGTCACGGTCGACAGCGCGGGCACCGGTGACTGGCACCGGGGCAGTCCGATGGACGCGCGGGCCGCCGAGATACTCGCCGACCACGGCTACGACGGCTCGCGGCATCGGGCCCGGCAGTTCCTGCGCGACTGGTACGGCCGGGTCGACCTGGTGCTGGCCATGGACACCGACAACCTGCGCGCCCTGCGCCGCCTCGCCCCGGACGGCGCGGACGTGCGCCTGTTCCGCTCCTTCGATCCCGCGGCCCCGGAAGGCTCCGAGGTGCCCGACCCCTACTACGGCGAGCAGGAGGGTTTCGCCGAGGTGCTGGAGATGGTCGAGGCCGCCAGTGAGGGCCTGGCCAAATATCTTGTGGCCACACTCAGGTGA